In Nyctibius grandis isolate bNycGra1 chromosome 8, bNycGra1.pri, whole genome shotgun sequence, a single window of DNA contains:
- the SELENOT gene encoding thioredoxin reductase-like selenoprotein T: MRAAGRLLLLLVALAAAAGGAAEQGGLPAKKLRMAYASGPLLKFQICVSUGYRRVFEEYTRVISQRYPDIRIEGENYLPQPIYRHIASFLSVFKLVLIGLIIVGKDPFAFFGMQAPSIWQWGQENKVYACMMVFFLSNMIENQCMSTGAFEITLNDVPVWSKLESGHLPSMQQLVQILDNEMKLNVHMESMPHHRS, translated from the exons atgcgggcggcggggcggctgctgctgctgctggtggccctggcggcggcggcgggcggcgcggcggagcAGGGCGGGCTGCCCGCCAAGAAGCTGCGCATGGCCTACGCCAGCGGGCCGCTGCTCAAGTTCCAGATCTG TGTCTCCTGAGGCTACAGGCGGGTGTTTGAGGAGTACACGCGGGTCATTAGCCAGCGGTACCCAGACATCCGAATCGAAGGGGAGAACTACCTTCCTCAACCTATATATAG GCACATAGCATCCTTCCTGTCTGTCTTCAAACTAGTATTAATAGGCTTAATAATCGTTGGCAAGGATCCGTTTGCTTTCTTCGGCATGCAAGCTCCCAGCATCTGGCAGTGGGGCCAAGAAAATAAG GTTTACGCTTGTATGATGGTCTTCTTCCTGAGCAACATGATTGAGAACCAGTGTATGTCCACAGGTGCATTCGAAATAACTTTGAATG ATGTTCCAGTGTGGTCTAAGCTAGAGTCTGGCCACCTCCCTTCCATGCAGCAGCTTGTACAAATTCTCGATAACGAAATGAAGCTCAATGTGCACATGGAGTCAATGCCTCATCACCGATCATAG
- the ERICH6 gene encoding glutamate-rich protein 6 — translation METPGSAGPSARQELPGTPVPMQTEAGRLHEHADRPPTPSEELGSLDVLCDMEFNEDFVKLFEKSLRTLSSIGLPTLLAYRPESSRENTRIETEEDSALRCEYCGSLLKLFPAFEDVCPPSEADGSKFCCERSRDLYEFIVNESKKHEGAWSGPVAVGPHESHGTGTAAAGLLSYQRQQEKRLARAFASLAVEARSAAAYSHRPGTISYLLSREPPSPEGRTLVPGQRAAEPEEEPDSCSLTYCDFTPVAGKAMKNELLQKYYKHGGKFLTMLPDGTAQLFYPSGNLAIIVVREENRLTCIVQEDKASNAKIQAVFNSSGRSTCCYPTGAVWINMTIEGGQYLDQAGGRVRRWTWPNSAMSSGPQAPLKPIFISLNRHVGVRILGQDKITVSFLAMGQQAKFNVGTRVQVSDVGRLRPPARLGEDELLLLAFRVRILRLFDRLRGCLDFPSNEQWDKIKPPAYLTTQTSKILQLCTTTDISDKLRSSVRAIVNDQI, via the exons ATGGAAAcgccgggcagcgccgggcccAGCGcgaggcaggagctgccaggaACGCCAGTGCCGATGCAGACAGAAGCTGGCCGGCTCCATGAACACGCCGACAGACCACCAA CCCCATCAGAAGAGTTGGGCAGCTTAGATGTTCTGTGTGACATGGAG TTCAACGAGgattttgtgaagctgttcGAGAAATCTCTGCGCACGCTCTCCTCCATCGGCCTGCCTACCCTTCTGGCCTACAGACCCGAATCCTCACGAGAAAACACACGGATCGAG ACAGAGGAGGACTCTGCTCTGAGGTGCGAGTACTGCGGCAGCCTGCTGAAGCTCTTCCCTGCCTTCGAGGACGTTTGCCCACCGTCAGAGGCTGATGGATCA AAGTTCTGCTGCGAGCGTAGTCGAGATCTCTACGAGTTCATCGTGAATGAGAGCAAGAAGCACGAGGGCGCCTGGAGCGGTCCCGTTGCTGTCGGCCCCCATGAATCCCACGGCACCGGCACCGCAGCCGCCGGGCTGCTGTCGTACCAGAG gcagcaggagaaacGACTGGCCAGAGCGTTCGCTTCCCTGGCAGTAGAGGCGAGGAGCGCAGCTGCAT ATTCGCACCGACCCGGCACCATTTCCTACCTGCTTTCTCGGGAGCCCCCATCGCCAGAGGGCCGGACACTGGTGCCtgggcagagagcagcagagcccGAGGAGGAGCCCGACTCCTGCAGCCTCACCTACTGCGACTTCACCCCCGTGGCTGGCAAGGCAA TGAAGAACGAATTGTTGCAAAAATACTACAAACACGGAGGGAAATTCCTTACCATGCTTCCAGACGGAACAGCGCAGTTGTT CTATCCATCGGGAAACCTGGCAATCATCGTCGTACGCGAGGAAAATCGCCTCACTTGCATAGTACAGGAGGACAAGGCGAGTAACGCCAAAATACAAGCAGTGTTTAACTCCAGCGGCAGAAGTACGTGCTGTTATCCGACCGGAGCTGTGTG GATCAACATGACTATCGAGGGAGGGCAGTACTTGGACCAAGCAGGCGGCAGGGTGAGAAGGTGGACGTGGCCGAACAGCGCCATGTCCTCAGGACCCCAAGCGCCGCTGAAGCCCATCTTCATCTCCCTGAACCGGCACGTGGGGGTCAGGATCCTGGGCCAGGACAAGATCACCGTTTCCTTCCTCGCCATGGGGCAACAGGCAAAATTCAACGTGGGAACCAGAGTGCAG GTCAGCGACGTCGGCCGGCTGCGTCCCCCTGCCCGGCTGGGCGAGGACGAGCTCCTGCTGCTTGCCTTCAGGGTGAGGATCCTTCGGCTCTTCGACAGACTGCGTGGATGCTTAGACTTTCCTTCTAATGAGCAATGGGACAAAATTAAGCCTCCAGCGTACCTTACCACACAGACTTCAAAGATCTTACAGCTTTGCACAACTACTGACATAAGCGATAAGCTGCGCAGCTCGGTCAGGGCGATAGTAAACGATCAGATCTGA